The following are from one region of the Nicotiana tabacum cultivar K326 chromosome 3, ASM71507v2, whole genome shotgun sequence genome:
- the LOC107774349 gene encoding senescence-specific cysteine protease SAG39-like, with product MLPKALNASLKQLNYNNILCDQTIFLPLLYLTMAMKINLISVVILFFVVGMYKSHATARNLQPELSVSERHELWMARHGRVYKDEAEKGKRLMIFKENMQFIESINRAGNLSYKLGINEYADITSDEFFARYTGLNMPSHLPSSPVSSMEFKINDLTDDIPSNLDWREKGAVTEVKHQGQCGCCWAFSAVGALEGAYQIATGQKVELSEQELLDCTTNNNGCKGGFMTNAFKFIIENGGISTESDYPYEMKQDTCRSQELTPAVKISSYQVVPESETALLQAVTQQPVSIGISASREFQFYQGGTYHGSCADQINHAVTAIGYGTDDEQGQNYWLLKNSWGTSWGENGFMRIIRGTGGHCDITKLSSYPII from the exons ATGCTACCAAAGGCATTGAATGCAAGCCTTAAACAACTTAATTACAACAATATTCTTTGTGATCAAACCATATTTCTCCCTCTGTTATACTTAACCATGGCTATGAAAATCAATTTGATCAGTGTTGTAATATTGTTCTTTGTAGTTGGCATGTACAAGTCTCATGCAACGGCTCGCAACCTGCAGCCAGAATTATCTGTGTCTGAGAGACACGAGCTGTGGATGGCACGTCATGGACGAGTTTACAAGGATGAAGCAGAAAAAGGAAAACGACTCATGATATTTAAAGAAAACATGCAATTCATTGAGTCAATCAATAGGGCAGGAAATCTGTCTTATAAGTTGGGCATCAATGAATATGCTGATATTACTTCAGACGAGTTTTTTGCTAGGTACACTGGATTAAACATGCCTTCACACCTTCCATCTTCTCCGGTATCGTCGATGGAATTCAAGATTAATGATCTAACTGATGACATACCGTCGAACTTGGATTGGAGAGAGAAAGGAGCTGTCACTGAAGTGAAGCATCAAGGTCAATGTG GATGTTGCTGGGCATTCTCTGCGGTTGGAGCACTAGAGGGAGCATACCAAATTGCAACAGGCCAAAAGGTGGAACTTTCTGAGCAAGAACTTCTCGATTGCACCACCAATAACAATGGCTGCAAAGGAGGATTTATGACCAATGCATTTAAATTCATCATAGAAAATGGTGGAATTTCCACTGAATCAGACTACCCTTATGAAATGAAACAAGACACATGCAGAAGCCAAGAGCTCACACCAGCAGTTAAAATAAGTAGCTATCAAGTTGTGCCTGAAAGTGAAACAGCATTATTGCAAGCCGTAACTCAACAACCAGTGTCAATTGGAATTTCTGCTAGCCGAGAGTTCCAATTCTACCAAGGAGGAACTTATCATGGAAGTTGCGCAGATCAAATTAACCATGCTGTTACAGCCATAGGATATGGAACTGATGATGAACAAGGTCAAAATTATTGGTTATTGAAGAATTCATGGGGAACATCTTGGGGTGAGAATGGATTTATGAGAATTATAAGAGGTACTGGAGGTCATTGTGACATCACCAAGTTGTCTTCTTATCCAATCATTTAA